From a single Vicugna pacos chromosome 4, VicPac4, whole genome shotgun sequence genomic region:
- the SNAPC4 gene encoding snRNA-activating protein complex subunit 4 isoform X3, which produces MDIDAEREKISKEIKELERILDPQSSSISVDVSESSLDSDSDADSLPDEDSDAAAPLISEEERWGEASNDEDDPKEKALPEDPETCLQLNMVYQEVIQEKLAEVSLLLAQNREQQEEVMWDLAGSKGPKVKDGRSLPPNLYIGHFMKPYFKDKVTGVGPPANKDTREKAAQGIKAFEQLLVTKWKNWEKALLRKSVVSDRLQRLLQPKLLKLEYLHQKQSRVTSETERQVLEKQAREAEKEIQDINQLPEEALLGSRLDSHDWEKISNVNFEGGRSAEEIRKFWQNCEHPSINKQEWTGQEVEQLKAIAARHGHLDWQKIAEELGTCRSAFQCLQKYQQHNKALKRKEWTEEEDHMLTQLVQEMRVGSHIPYRRIVYYMEGRDSMQLIYRWTKSLDPRLKKGFWTPEEDAKLLQAVAKYGEQDWFKIREEVPGRSDAQCRDRYLRRLHFSLKKGRWNSKEEEKLIELIEKYGVGHWAKIASELPHRTGSQCLSKWKIMVRQKQRRGGRRRRRPLRRVQWSSSSEDSSHGPGGSSSSSSSSSSDSSDSSDSSEDSEPEPEEALEDGPALPPTPHAVPDLDLWVPARQSAKELWGGGAGGRPGRCAASPSPPGGSSTAQGGGRRACTTVSAPTEEASRPQAVAGTQSPGQRGVGCLRSADAHPSSSEADEVGRHPLTVPLETVLQVLRTNTAAHCRVLKEKRRQPSPNGSGVARPRVQPLWQGTMGSRRRRQRHALQRRLLERQLLMAVSPWVGDVVLPCAPLRPAVVHSQADGIRQRLRGAHLASTPVFTLFIQLFQIDTAGCMEVVRERKAQAPTPLQAGARGLPPQLLQMPSSAQNTQGCLLQNVPARGAAKKSASHEEGAVLQPHHAKPTPRVPPPALSGPRPKPKTVSELLREKRLREARARKAAQSRVVLPPQVLVSSPVVLQPLAPQGPPVSNAVLSGPGSPAVASLSAPGSWASASDERPLSLQAFALTPASTGARTTPAASRAPVLGPSQGPVSHHLSLLGQSQVPATSRKQGLPEAPPFLPAAPSPAQLPAQPLSLIPALGTHGASTPLPVTWVLTAQGLLPVPVPAVVGLPTSAGTPDPRGLSVTPPPSLTEPPAAQGPGLPGQPPANMDTASDPPSGTDLLTLRRPSTSQSPTEVDGTRAQDPEGLSSPAEVQVAGETAVPRTFSQAMLLAHHPEAEPFQSSQLPLSGGSGPGETPGPGEPRRPQPGPEKGALDLGLLSQESEAAVREWLRGRCGVCVPPLGSRLPYQPPTLCSLRVLSGLLLRKKDLEQRAAALVPGRAAGALQASLQQARERLQDSPAHLLLKARFLAAFTLPALLATLSPPSVPTTLSAAVRAEPESDDDDVHKDDSGQQRGWASSVHASPAQGVPDQGQGSAPSCLDSSDDLDVLRTRHARHARKRRKLDCPGQTSTAAAGRTGSLCLPRRRMMEALPTVTML; this is translated from the exons TCTCG gaagaagagaggtggggtgaaGCCAGCAATGATGAAGACGACCCCAAAGAGAAAGCTCTCCCTGAGGACCCGGAGACCTGTCTGCAGCTGAACATGGTCTACCAGGAGGTCATCCAGGAGAAGCTGGCAGAGGTCAGCCTGCTGCTGGCCCAGAACCGGGAGCAGCAG GAGGAGGTCATGTGGGACCTGGCGGGGTCCAAAGGCcccaaggtgaaggacggcaggAGCCTGCCCCCAAATCTGTACATTGGGCACTTTATGAAGCCCTACTTCAAGGACAAGGTGACCGGCGTG GGACCTCCTGCCAACAAAGACACACGGGAGAAGGCTGCCCAGGGCATCAAGGCTTTCGAGCAGCTCCTAGTGACCAAGT GGAAAAACTGGGAAAAGGCCCTGCTCCGAAAGTCAGTGGTGAGCGACCGCCTGCAGCGTCTGCTTCAGCCCAAGTTACTGAA GCTCGAGTACTTGCACCAGAAGCAGAGCAGGGTCACAAGTGAGACCGAGAGGCAGGTCCTGGAAAAGCAGGCCAGGGAGGCCGAGAAGGAGATCCAGGACATCAA TCAGCTCCCAGAGGAGGCCTTGCTGGGGAGCAGGCTGGACAGCCACGACTGGGAGAAAATCTCCAACGTTAAC TTTGAAGGAGGTCGCAGTGCAGAAGAGATCCGCAAGTTCTGGCAGAACTGTGAGCACCCGAGCATCAACAAGCAGGAGTGGACGGGGCAGGAGGTCGAGCAGCTGAAAGCCATCGCGGCCAGGCACGGCCACCTGGACTGGCAGAAGATCGCTGAGGAGCTGGGG ACCTGCCGCAGCGCCTTCCAGTGCCTGCAGAAGTATCAGCAGCACAACAAGGCCCTGAAGCGCAAGGAGTGGACGGAGGAGGAGGACCACATGCTCACCCAGCTCGTGCAGGAGATGCGTGTCGGCAGCCACATCCCCTACCGGAGGA TCGTCTACTACATGGAAGGGAGGGACTCCATGCAGCTTATCTACCGGTGGACCAAGAGCTTGGATCCCAGGctgaagaaaggattctggacGCCAGAAGAAGATGCC AAGTTGCTTCAAGCAGTTGCCAAATACGGGGAGCAGGATTGGTTTAAAATCCGGGAAGAGGTGCCAGGTAGGAGCGATGCCCAGTGCCGAGATCG GTATCTCAGAAGGTTACATTTTAGCCTGAAAAAGGGACGATGGAAttccaaagaagaagaaaagttaatTGAATTAATAGAGAAATACGGTGTTG GTCACTGGGCAAAAATAGCCTCTGAACTACCCCATCGGACGGGCTCGCAGTGCCTGAGCAAGTGGAAGATCATGGTCAGG CAGAAGCAGCGGcgggggggccggcggcggcggcggccccttCGCAGAGTGCAGTGGAGCTCCAGCAGTGAGGACAGCAGCCATGGGcctggcggcagcagcagcagcagcagcagcagcagcagcgacaGCAGCGACAGCAGCGACAGCAGCGAGGACTCGGAGCCAGAGCCGGAGGAGGCCCTGGAGGATGGCCCGGCGCTGCCGCCAACCCCGCACGCTGTGCCGGACTTGGACCTGTGGGTTCCCGCCAGGCAGAGCGCCAAGGAGctgtggggaggaggagcagggggcCGGCCGGGCCGCTGcgctgcctcccccagccctcctggtGGCTCCAGCACAGCCCAGGGTGGGGGCAGAAGAGCTTGCACCACAGTCTCAGCCCCCACAGAGGAGGCCAGCCGGCCGCAGGCCGTTGCTGGGACCCAGAGCCCTGGCCAGAGAGGTGTCGGATGTCTGCGCTCAGCAGATGCTCACCCCTCGAGCTCAGAGGCAGACGAG GTGGGGAGACATCCGCTCACAGTGCCCTTGGAGACAGTGCTGCAGGTGCTCAGGACCAACACGGCTGCCCACTGCCGGGTGCTG AAGGAGAAGCGGAGGCAGCCCAGCCCCAATGGCAGTGGCGTGGCCAGGCCCCGGGTGCAGCCGCTGTGGCAGGGGACCATGGGGAGCAGGCGGCGGCGCCAGAGACACGCCCTGCAGAGGAGGCTCCTAGAGCGCCAGCTTCTGATGGCTGTGAGCCCGTGGGTAGGCGATGTCGTCCTGCCGTGCGCTCCCCTGAGGCCTGCTGTAGTGCACAGTCAAG CTGATGGCATCAGGCAGCGGCTGCGGGGCGCCCACCTGGCCAGCACCCCAGTGTTTACCCTCTTTATTCAG CTGTTCCAGATCGACACTGCCGGCTGCATGGAGGTCGTTCGAGAGAGGAAGGCCCAGGCCCCCACCCCGCTCCAGGCTGGTGCCCGGGGCCTGCCGCCACAGCTTCTGCAG ATGCCCTCGAGTGCCCAGAACACCCAAG GCTGCCTCTTGCAGAATGTGCCAGCTCGCGGAGCTGCAAAGAAGAGTGCCAGCCATGAAGAGGGTGCAGTGCTGCAGCCTCACCACGCCAAGCCCACTCCACGGGTGCCCCCGCCAGCTCTGAGCGGACCCCGGCCCAAGCCCAAAACTGTGTCTGAGCTGCTTCGGGAGAAGCGGCTGCGGGAGGCCCGAGCCAGGAAGGCTGCCCAGAGCCGGGTGGTTCTCCCGCCCCAGGTGCTGGTCTCCTCACCCGTGGTCCTCCAGCCGCTGGCCCCTCAAGGCCCCCCTGTGTCAAATGCAGTGCTCTCTGGGCCCGGGAGCCCTGCAGTGGCCAGTCTGAGTGCTCCAGGCTCCTGGGCCTCAGCCTCGGATGAGAGACCCCTGTCTCTGCAAGCCTTTGCCCTCACCCCAGCCTCCACGGGAGCCAGAACGACCCCAGCTGCATCCAGGGCCCCAGTTCTGGGCCCCAGCCAGGGCCCTGTGAGCCACCACCTGAGCCTCCTCGGACAGTCTCAGGTGCCTGCCACGTCCCGGAAGCAGGGCCTGCCCGAGGcacctccctttctccctgcagcccccagccctgctcagctgcctgcccagcctctcagcctgaTTCCGGCTCTGGGCACACACGGGGCCAGCACCCCTCTGCCTGTCACCTGGGTGCTCACAGCCCAGGGGCTGCTCCCTGTGCCTGTGCCAGCTGTGGTAGGCCTTCCGACGTCAGCAGGGACCCCTGACCCCAGAGGGCTGTCGGTGACTCCGCCGCCCTCCCTAACTGAGCCTCCTGCAGCCCAGGGCCCTGGACTCCCTGGGCAGCCCCCAGCCAACATGGACACAGCGTCAGACCCTCCCTCAGGGACAGACCTCTTGACCCTTCGGAGGCCCTCCACATCCCAAAGCCCTACAGAGGTGGACGGCACCAGGGCCCAGGACCCCGAGGGACTCTCCTCCCCCGCAGAGGTCCAGGTAGCCGGGGAGACAGCTGTGCCCAGGACATTCTCCCAGGCCATGCTGCTGGCTCACCACCCTGAAGCAGAGCCCTTCCAGTCTAGCCAGCTGCCTCTGTCAGGTGGCAGTGGCCCAGGAGAGACACCAGGGCCCGGGGAGCCCAGGAGGCCTCAGCCTGGGCCTGAGAAGGGTGCCCTGGACCTGGGCCTTCTCTCCCAGGAGAGCGAGGCAGCCGTGAGGGAGTGGCTGAGGGGAcggtgtggggtgtgtgtgccCCCACTGGGGAGCAGGCTGCCCTACCAGCCCCCAACCCTGTGCAGCTTGCGGGTGCTGTCTGGCCTCCTGCTCCGCAAGAAGGACCTAGAACAGCGAGCCGCTGCCCTTGTGCCCGGCAGGGCAGCCGGAGCCCTGCAGGCCTCGCTGCAGCAGGCGCGGGAGCGGCTCCAGGACAGCCCGGCCCACCTGCTGCTGAAGGCGCGGTTCCTGGCGGCCTTCACCCTCCCCGCGCTCCTGGCCACCCTGTCCCCGCCCAGTGTCCCCACCACCTTGTCAGCAGCCGTGAGGGCTGAGCCTGAGAGTGACGACGATGACGTCCACAAGGACGACAGTGGGCAGCAGAGGGGCTGGGCGAGCAGTGTCCATGCCAGCCCCGCCCAG GGAGTCCCAGACCAGGGCcagggctctgccccctcctgTCTGGACAGCTCTGACGACCTTGACGTACTCAGGACCCGGCATGCCCGGCACGCCCGAAAGCGGAGGAAGCTG GACTGCCCGGGCCAGACATCCACCGCTGCTGCCGGCAGGACTGGGAGCCTGTGCCTACCCCGCAGGAGGATGATGGAGGCTCTGCCGACAGTGACCATGTTGTGA
- the SNAPC4 gene encoding snRNA-activating protein complex subunit 4 isoform X4 has protein sequence MDIDAEREKISKEIKELERILDPQSSSISVDVSESSLDSDSDADSLPDEDSDAAAPLISEEERWGEASNDEDDPKEKALPEDPETCLQLNMVYQEVIQEKLAEVSLLLAQNREQQEEVMWDLAGSKGPKVKDGRSLPPNLYIGHFMKPYFKDKVTGVGPPANKDTREKAAQGIKAFEQLLVTKWKNWEKALLRKSVVSDRLQRLLQPKLLKLEYLHQKQSRVTSETERQVLEKQAREAEKEIQDINQLPEEALLGSRLDSHDWEKISNVNFEGGRSAEEIRKFWQNCEHPSINKQEWTGQEVEQLKAIAARHGHLDWQKIAEELGTCRSAFQCLQKYQQHNKALKRKEWTEEEDHMLTQLVQEMRVGSHIPYRRIVYYMEGRDSMQLIYRWTKSLDPRLKKGFWTPEEDAKLLQAVAKYGEQDWFKIREEVPGRSDAQCRDRYLRRLHFSLKKGRWNSKEEEKLIELIEKYGVGHWAKIASELPHRTGSQCLSKWKIMVRQKQRRGGRRRRRPLRRVQWSSSSEDSSHGPGGSSSSSSSSSSDSSDSSDSSEDSEPEPEEALEDGPALPPTPHAVPDLDLWVPARQSAKELWGGGAGGRPGRCAASPSPPGGSSTAQGGGRRACTTVSAPTEEASRPQAVAGTQSPGQRGVGCLRSADAHPSSSEADEVGRHPLTVPLETVLQVLRTNTAAHCRVLKEKRRQPSPNGSGVARPRVQPLWQGTMGSRRRRQRHALQRRLLERQLLMAVSPWVGDVVLPCAPLRPAVVHSQADGIRQRLRGAHLASTPVFTLFIQLFQIDTAGCMEVVRERKAQAPTPLQAGARGLPPQLLQMPSSAQNTQGCLLQNVPARGAAKKSASHEEGAVLQPHHAKPTPRVPPPALSGPRPKPKTVSELLREKRLREARARKAAQSRVVLPPQVLVSSPVVLQPLAPQGPPVSNAVLSGPGSPAVASLSAPGSWASASDERPLSLQAFALTPASTGARTTPAASRAPVLGPSQGPVSHHLSLLGQSQVPATSRKQGLPEAPPFLPAAPSPAQLPAQPLSLIPALGTHGASTPLPVTWVLTAQGLLPVPVPAVVGLPTSAGTPDPRGLSVTPPPSLTEPPAAQGPGLPGQPPANMDTASDPPSGTDLLTLRRPSTSQSPTEVDGTRAQDPEGLSSPAEVQVAGETAVPRTFSQAMLLAHHPEAEPFQSSQLPLSGGSGPGETPGPGEPRRPQPGPEKGALDLGLLSQESEAAVREWLRGRCGVCVPPLGSRLPYQPPTLCSLRVLSGLLLRKKDLEQRAAALVPGRAAGALQASLQQARERLQDSPAHLLLKARFLAAFTLPALLATLSPPSVPTTLSAAVRAEPESDDDDVHKDDSGQQRGWASSVHASPAQGVPDQGQGSAPSCLDSSDDLDVLRTRHARHARKRRKLV, from the exons TCTCG gaagaagagaggtggggtgaaGCCAGCAATGATGAAGACGACCCCAAAGAGAAAGCTCTCCCTGAGGACCCGGAGACCTGTCTGCAGCTGAACATGGTCTACCAGGAGGTCATCCAGGAGAAGCTGGCAGAGGTCAGCCTGCTGCTGGCCCAGAACCGGGAGCAGCAG GAGGAGGTCATGTGGGACCTGGCGGGGTCCAAAGGCcccaaggtgaaggacggcaggAGCCTGCCCCCAAATCTGTACATTGGGCACTTTATGAAGCCCTACTTCAAGGACAAGGTGACCGGCGTG GGACCTCCTGCCAACAAAGACACACGGGAGAAGGCTGCCCAGGGCATCAAGGCTTTCGAGCAGCTCCTAGTGACCAAGT GGAAAAACTGGGAAAAGGCCCTGCTCCGAAAGTCAGTGGTGAGCGACCGCCTGCAGCGTCTGCTTCAGCCCAAGTTACTGAA GCTCGAGTACTTGCACCAGAAGCAGAGCAGGGTCACAAGTGAGACCGAGAGGCAGGTCCTGGAAAAGCAGGCCAGGGAGGCCGAGAAGGAGATCCAGGACATCAA TCAGCTCCCAGAGGAGGCCTTGCTGGGGAGCAGGCTGGACAGCCACGACTGGGAGAAAATCTCCAACGTTAAC TTTGAAGGAGGTCGCAGTGCAGAAGAGATCCGCAAGTTCTGGCAGAACTGTGAGCACCCGAGCATCAACAAGCAGGAGTGGACGGGGCAGGAGGTCGAGCAGCTGAAAGCCATCGCGGCCAGGCACGGCCACCTGGACTGGCAGAAGATCGCTGAGGAGCTGGGG ACCTGCCGCAGCGCCTTCCAGTGCCTGCAGAAGTATCAGCAGCACAACAAGGCCCTGAAGCGCAAGGAGTGGACGGAGGAGGAGGACCACATGCTCACCCAGCTCGTGCAGGAGATGCGTGTCGGCAGCCACATCCCCTACCGGAGGA TCGTCTACTACATGGAAGGGAGGGACTCCATGCAGCTTATCTACCGGTGGACCAAGAGCTTGGATCCCAGGctgaagaaaggattctggacGCCAGAAGAAGATGCC AAGTTGCTTCAAGCAGTTGCCAAATACGGGGAGCAGGATTGGTTTAAAATCCGGGAAGAGGTGCCAGGTAGGAGCGATGCCCAGTGCCGAGATCG GTATCTCAGAAGGTTACATTTTAGCCTGAAAAAGGGACGATGGAAttccaaagaagaagaaaagttaatTGAATTAATAGAGAAATACGGTGTTG GTCACTGGGCAAAAATAGCCTCTGAACTACCCCATCGGACGGGCTCGCAGTGCCTGAGCAAGTGGAAGATCATGGTCAGG CAGAAGCAGCGGcgggggggccggcggcggcggcggccccttCGCAGAGTGCAGTGGAGCTCCAGCAGTGAGGACAGCAGCCATGGGcctggcggcagcagcagcagcagcagcagcagcagcagcgacaGCAGCGACAGCAGCGACAGCAGCGAGGACTCGGAGCCAGAGCCGGAGGAGGCCCTGGAGGATGGCCCGGCGCTGCCGCCAACCCCGCACGCTGTGCCGGACTTGGACCTGTGGGTTCCCGCCAGGCAGAGCGCCAAGGAGctgtggggaggaggagcagggggcCGGCCGGGCCGCTGcgctgcctcccccagccctcctggtGGCTCCAGCACAGCCCAGGGTGGGGGCAGAAGAGCTTGCACCACAGTCTCAGCCCCCACAGAGGAGGCCAGCCGGCCGCAGGCCGTTGCTGGGACCCAGAGCCCTGGCCAGAGAGGTGTCGGATGTCTGCGCTCAGCAGATGCTCACCCCTCGAGCTCAGAGGCAGACGAG GTGGGGAGACATCCGCTCACAGTGCCCTTGGAGACAGTGCTGCAGGTGCTCAGGACCAACACGGCTGCCCACTGCCGGGTGCTG AAGGAGAAGCGGAGGCAGCCCAGCCCCAATGGCAGTGGCGTGGCCAGGCCCCGGGTGCAGCCGCTGTGGCAGGGGACCATGGGGAGCAGGCGGCGGCGCCAGAGACACGCCCTGCAGAGGAGGCTCCTAGAGCGCCAGCTTCTGATGGCTGTGAGCCCGTGGGTAGGCGATGTCGTCCTGCCGTGCGCTCCCCTGAGGCCTGCTGTAGTGCACAGTCAAG CTGATGGCATCAGGCAGCGGCTGCGGGGCGCCCACCTGGCCAGCACCCCAGTGTTTACCCTCTTTATTCAG CTGTTCCAGATCGACACTGCCGGCTGCATGGAGGTCGTTCGAGAGAGGAAGGCCCAGGCCCCCACCCCGCTCCAGGCTGGTGCCCGGGGCCTGCCGCCACAGCTTCTGCAG ATGCCCTCGAGTGCCCAGAACACCCAAG GCTGCCTCTTGCAGAATGTGCCAGCTCGCGGAGCTGCAAAGAAGAGTGCCAGCCATGAAGAGGGTGCAGTGCTGCAGCCTCACCACGCCAAGCCCACTCCACGGGTGCCCCCGCCAGCTCTGAGCGGACCCCGGCCCAAGCCCAAAACTGTGTCTGAGCTGCTTCGGGAGAAGCGGCTGCGGGAGGCCCGAGCCAGGAAGGCTGCCCAGAGCCGGGTGGTTCTCCCGCCCCAGGTGCTGGTCTCCTCACCCGTGGTCCTCCAGCCGCTGGCCCCTCAAGGCCCCCCTGTGTCAAATGCAGTGCTCTCTGGGCCCGGGAGCCCTGCAGTGGCCAGTCTGAGTGCTCCAGGCTCCTGGGCCTCAGCCTCGGATGAGAGACCCCTGTCTCTGCAAGCCTTTGCCCTCACCCCAGCCTCCACGGGAGCCAGAACGACCCCAGCTGCATCCAGGGCCCCAGTTCTGGGCCCCAGCCAGGGCCCTGTGAGCCACCACCTGAGCCTCCTCGGACAGTCTCAGGTGCCTGCCACGTCCCGGAAGCAGGGCCTGCCCGAGGcacctccctttctccctgcagcccccagccctgctcagctgcctgcccagcctctcagcctgaTTCCGGCTCTGGGCACACACGGGGCCAGCACCCCTCTGCCTGTCACCTGGGTGCTCACAGCCCAGGGGCTGCTCCCTGTGCCTGTGCCAGCTGTGGTAGGCCTTCCGACGTCAGCAGGGACCCCTGACCCCAGAGGGCTGTCGGTGACTCCGCCGCCCTCCCTAACTGAGCCTCCTGCAGCCCAGGGCCCTGGACTCCCTGGGCAGCCCCCAGCCAACATGGACACAGCGTCAGACCCTCCCTCAGGGACAGACCTCTTGACCCTTCGGAGGCCCTCCACATCCCAAAGCCCTACAGAGGTGGACGGCACCAGGGCCCAGGACCCCGAGGGACTCTCCTCCCCCGCAGAGGTCCAGGTAGCCGGGGAGACAGCTGTGCCCAGGACATTCTCCCAGGCCATGCTGCTGGCTCACCACCCTGAAGCAGAGCCCTTCCAGTCTAGCCAGCTGCCTCTGTCAGGTGGCAGTGGCCCAGGAGAGACACCAGGGCCCGGGGAGCCCAGGAGGCCTCAGCCTGGGCCTGAGAAGGGTGCCCTGGACCTGGGCCTTCTCTCCCAGGAGAGCGAGGCAGCCGTGAGGGAGTGGCTGAGGGGAcggtgtggggtgtgtgtgccCCCACTGGGGAGCAGGCTGCCCTACCAGCCCCCAACCCTGTGCAGCTTGCGGGTGCTGTCTGGCCTCCTGCTCCGCAAGAAGGACCTAGAACAGCGAGCCGCTGCCCTTGTGCCCGGCAGGGCAGCCGGAGCCCTGCAGGCCTCGCTGCAGCAGGCGCGGGAGCGGCTCCAGGACAGCCCGGCCCACCTGCTGCTGAAGGCGCGGTTCCTGGCGGCCTTCACCCTCCCCGCGCTCCTGGCCACCCTGTCCCCGCCCAGTGTCCCCACCACCTTGTCAGCAGCCGTGAGGGCTGAGCCTGAGAGTGACGACGATGACGTCCACAAGGACGACAGTGGGCAGCAGAGGGGCTGGGCGAGCAGTGTCCATGCCAGCCCCGCCCAG GGAGTCCCAGACCAGGGCcagggctctgccccctcctgTCTGGACAGCTCTGACGACCTTGACGTACTCAGGACCCGGCATGCCCGGCACGCCCGAAAGCGGAGGAAGCTGGTATGA